The window TATTTGCGGTCTTGAACACGCTCCATTCCTCCTGCGATCAAATGACATGAATCACTCTCAATGAGTGAGTGTATCCCTGCGTGTTCACTCACAACTGACTGAGAgcacagctgagctgacagaTGAATGGATCATTTCAGGAAatgattcagttcagttcattcacCCAAAAGATTTGTTCTTTCGACTCACACATTCCATAACAACACAACACTAATTCATTCAGCAACACTGAGGCCTTAGTCTCTCTTGTCATGCCACTACATTGCTGGCTCTATTATTCTGCTCAGTCGTGGTCATACAGGAAACCTGAAAATGGCATAAACTCAATGTCCAAGAAAAGGAATCCTGTTATTAATCCTTCAGTCTGTCAAATGAAACCAGGTTTATTGGTTACACAGATGTTTCTAAATGTTAAATGCGGAAAAGCGGGGATTGATCAGAGTAGGCCACTGATGTGCAAGTGAATATGTTCTCAACTATAGATGCTTATGTGTGCTGTCTGGATATTGAAGTGATATCAGGAGTTCAGTGTGTCAAATTGTTGCTCTGTTGGTCCAGGGATCAGTTTTGTTCTTTAACCTGACATACATCACTGTTGAATCAGTCAGCCTTTCCTACAGggttctttctctttgtgtcacGGCTCTGAACAGAGGACTGTGGTAGTCAAGGAGATGCTATGCAGGAGGCCTCTGTTGTCCAGGCAGCTTTTAGAGGGCTTCCTGCTCTGTGCAAATCCCACACTTCTTACGCCTTGTCAATATGCTGCTGTGTTGCAGTGTACCACAAGGCTGGGTAGTCGGTAGTCAGTCAAACATGTgagagtgtgtctttgtgggtGTGGTAATATGTTGTATTAGTTTGTGGGTTGTTGCCAcgaagtgctgtttttttttaatgtgatgtcATACAAAGGGAATGCTCACCGTTGAGGGTTTGTTGGCTACGTGGGATGATGTAAAACTAGGAGAGAGCTGATACTGATTTTTCTTAGTTTGACATTTATGCTGCCTGGTATTTTATCCCCTTGGAATTATAAGGTGCTATCTGACATATTTGTTAAAACTGAGGTATTCACATTCTTATTCTGTGACAATTTATTAACTTTATGTGAAGTCTTTTCTTTAGTTGTATGCattttttgaaaacaaaaatgttctttCTACAAAGTCAGATTCTAACTTGGTTCACTTTGTAAGCACTTTGGATGCAGACAACAGGACCAGTCACATTCTGCATCGTTTCATGTCCTCGCACTGCTCAGTGACAGCCGGCAAAGGACACAGGAGATGAGAAAACGAGACCCAGTGGGTTAACTTAATagaaatgtccccacaacagcaacacaacagtCTCTCACTATGTGTGTGCGCTATTTTTAGTTTGGGCTGCTTTGAGGGCCTGTATAAAGCAGGAGTCACTTCAGACCCGAAGTTCGAACATGGATAGATACCGACTTCAAATTTAGGAGCTGgaagttttgccatttttatgttgctttagtctttattttgctggttagTCCGTTGAATTTGGCTTTAGCACATTCCACATCAAATGTAGCTAGCAGCATCTGTTGTAGACACACTGGATCAATGTTGCAGTATTTAATACTGAGGaacagtcaagagaaactgtgtgaacagtAAGCCTCATTTAAAGCCATATAAATAATCAGAGTAGTAGGTTGGTTATggaaaactgttttttcactttgctttttcGACCTGTCATCTCGACACTTCATATTGCAGCACAAGCTCAtctggttttgttgttacaggaaacttcctctgctgtgtgtcagtgcgTCAGTATGCGTGTCTGTTGCTGccatatgtaaatgtactttatAGACATATTCAGTGGTACACTGACTGCTCTAGTTATATAACGTACCTTGGTATTTCTGCCAAAATATAttatgtctgtatgtgtgtccgTCTGTTGGATGGTAGTGGTATTACTACTTAAACTACTGTTAAAGAGTGGCTGTTTTCCGAATCAAATTGCTTTTCAGTAACTTAACTCTTGGACTGTAATAGTGTGGTATCACAGAAACTACATTTTCCCGAACATATGAAATATGGCAGATGGTGAAAACCGAGAGAAATTGATCCAGAGGAAATTGGGattgttatttgttttctaCAGTGGTTTGAGTTGAGTTAAATATATTCTAAAGTCTAAATTGAGCATAGCAAGCAGaggagcaacacacacacacacacacacacacacacacacacacacacacacacacacacacacacacacacacacacacacacacacaaaatcctgGAATATCCCTTTTCCCCCAAAATAAGACAGATTTTGGTTCCACAGAGTCAACATTTCTGATGTAAAGTGAAACCTAATACTGCTTTTATTCTGACCTGCTACACTTAATTGTTGTGACGCTGTCAAGTAGATGAACTGAACACCTGTCTTACTGATCTGTTGAGAGACTATCAAAAAATCTTAACTTTACCTGTATGGTAGTTCCCTCTGCTCACCTTTATTTCAGGTAAACTGACCACCTAAAGCAAATCCAACCCTTCTCCTACTTCTTCAGACCAGTTTCCAAGACGTTCATCAGTCATACTGCTTTTGGTTGCAGAACTCTACAAAGATGCCTGAGGTTCGGGAGCTTTCTGAAGCTTTGCCAGAGATGCCCATGGACCCAATCACTGGAGTTGGAGTAGTAGCCTCCAGGAACAGGGCTCCCACTGGATATGATGTGGTAAGTCAACAATTTCAGTTGTGTACTGTCAGTCATTGCATGTTGTATTATGATTTGATGGTTCACTGACGTGTTAGATCATATGGGCATGTCTTACAGTGAGTACTACAATCACTGTTGTAGATTAACAATCAGAAgtttcttttagtttttttttcatttaggaCAGGCAAAAATCATACATTTGGaggattatttcatttttaacactttGCCGCTGATTTGGTAATGTTACCAGATGTATATCCATGTCATCTTGCTGGTTCACTTGCTCGTGGATGTCTtttaattactattattatgtGTTATTGGCATTTCCATAATCATGCTTTACTGCAAACATAATTAAAAACTATTGTGAAGTAGTAGTGATATTTGCCAGGCACTGAGAGCATGTGAAAGAAACCAGATGtcatcattcatcattattGTTCTTTGGAAGCTTCATGACAAGGGTCTAAGACAGGTTAAAAGGATCATGTGACACCCATGTATTAGaatttttgtctgttgtttgatgACCCCTCCTCCCTTGACTTGTCTGTATCCAGGTCTCTACGACAACGGATGGCCTGGATGCTGACCTGTGGAAAGATGGCCTTTTCAAATCCAAGGTGACCCGCTACCTCTGCTTCACCAGGGTCTTCTCCAAAGAGAATGTGAGTTAACTCACCCCACCAATCAGGGCTGCATGTTGTAATCTTATGTCACATATACAGCATTTGAAtgaactttcttcttcttcttttttccatcatttgcatatttttccccctctcttccGTGTCCTCTATCCTTTTCTGGATAGAGCCATTTAGGCAATGTACTTGTGGACATGAAGCTGATTGATATAAAGGACACTCTGCCTGTGGGGTTCATTCCAATCCAGGAGACTGTAGACACTCGTAAGTTTCCAAGTCAAGTAGAAAGGTTCCGTAAGAAGACTTAAAACatctttaatttattttttgatCTTCAAGgtcaaacaaaaatgtcttaaaatgttcaaattgaTCTGTTGAAAAGTCTGCAGGTATTTGTTTTTGGGAAATTGGAAGTTATTTATTACATGTTTAAGACTTGTGTGAAGTTATACTGCGTTGAAGTAAATTTACTGGTTGTTCGTACACTTTGAGAATCTCTACCACTGTCATTAACAGTAGGCTGTCTCCCTGCATATGCTTTTAAAATTTCGATTTTAAAGGCTCATTATTACAGTTTTGTACTTCTCTGTAATGTACCACAGTGTTAAAAATGTTATGCCATTCTTTCTCAGCTTTTCTCAGATTTGTGGTCAGTATTAGCTGTTAACCAAAAATatatgtttaaataatgaaattaatatCATAAACTAGTCGAGTAATGGCTTGAACTAACGACAACTAGTCAACTAGAAAAAACTTTTGGGGGGCAGCCTAACAAACAGTTGTAAAGATGTTTCTGCCTGAAGTTCTGAAAGGGAAATATGTAAAGTGTGATGCTAGTTGAATGAGTGATGAAAAATTGAATAACATAATATAAAACTCAATAATGGTGAATAGTGTAGTGCAGATAATATATGCAGATAACTTGTCCACAAAAATGTTGGGcctagggatgggaattgataagaattttccattattgattttgcttatcgatccggttcctgggctgcacggtggtgcagcaggtagtgcgcgtgcctcacagcaagaaggttgccggttcgatccccgggtcaggcagggcctttctgtgtgaagtttgcatgttcttcccgtgcatgcgtgggttctctccgggtactccggcttcctcccacagaccaaaaacatgctcattaggttaattgatgactctaaattgtccgtaggtttgagtgtgagtgtgaatggttgtttgtccttgcatgtggccctgcaatcggctggcgaccagttcagggtgtaccccgcctctcgcccattgtagctgggataggctccagccccccgcaaccccgaaagggataggcggtatagataatggatggatggatggatccgGTTCCTTatctattctgttattgattctcattgggtgaggaaataaaagagtacacatgggtttgtttgcgttaactgtcttttatattttcatctctgcacagaaaatataacatatacagtatgcacaaataatgtgtgacgtaacctcagaacaaacctaaaaagtaggtgatctacttctcagagtaggaaaaaatgaagctgaactacactggttaaataacaacatgcaccgctgacagaactcaaatttctgattttcatttgaacagatccaccagataaaatgcaacgaatgaacctaccgaaattcaggggcatctacagtggcaaaagggtgcaaacctttcaccacaaatcgAGTGaccgctctgtgacattcctttatcctcatctcggtcattttactcttccctgcctcagtgaaaggagtggacaGAGGTGCAcgagacctgccggtgcccgctgcagcctctgagccagtgtGAGAGCTGGCCTCTGAGcaagcctgactctggcagtcatcatcatctaaatttgatggaaggacatggagatgattcatatggcgaaagcagtttacagtggaatggcgctaaccttaacacaacagacacggcttgtaagagttcagCATTACCctcggcactaataacagatgacgccctggtgtttgctctgccgctagattTACAAGCGTCGCTAAGTAACGTATCAAACATGTGACATtactgcaaatgaattgcatgctgtgtggacaaatgttttagcatgttgaaGGTATTTctcccctttgaagaaatggaaactttttgCGTGtaatatagccatactttggagcgtttctgccttGACGCCATATCGGCTACGttctaaaaccaaaacaatgcagcataCGTGACGTTAtcgcgcatgtgcaagacaggcggaatcaataagcagaatcgttaaccaggcaggcaaacgattccaaggaattgagctactgggagccggttctcaaaaagaGCCGGTTcttgattcccatccctagtTGGGCCCTAATAATATGAACACCATGTTAATGTTCAGAAAGCCTCTCTGGCATTAATGTGTAGTAAATGAGCAGACTGTCTGCAGTGGAGtgactgtctgcctgtctgtctcttgtgcCTCCCACAGAGGAGCAGGCCTTCAGGAAGAGACGACTCTGCATCAAGTTTATTCCACGGGACTCCACAGAGGCAGCCATTTGTGACATCCGCATCTTGGGACGCTCCAAGCAGGCCCCTCCTCAGTACACCTTTATAGGGTGAGCAGCTTTAGATCACATGATGGGACGTTCATTTTGGTTGGAAACATGACAAAAGGTTGTCAATATGAGAATCGAAGTATCCTTATTTAAACAATAGTCAATTATTCAGGTGTTTGGACTGAAATTTTTTAGACTGTAGTTTAAACCAAATTAATGTTTCCTGGGGCATTAAAAACTACCCTTGCTTTTTAAATGGATCCCGGAGAGGCATTTCCATCCTCAATAAATCAGAGAAAACATTCAtgagaacagaaaaaacagatgtaATGTTTGCTCACATTTTAAATGGTCAGTGGACAATGGTCAGTGGACATATCTTTTCTGCATTATCTGAGGTCTTTTCAGCTCTTTCTTCTTATTAATGCTTATTAACTTGTTTGATAGAGAGCTCAACAACATGGGAATCTGGTATCGCATGGGAAACGTACCTCGGGCCCaggactccacacacacaccaaccaccAACAACATCCAGAATGTGAActcttcctccagctcagccCCGGTCCCTGCAGCTCCTTTACCCAAGTATGTACACCCCAGTGATGTGTCATGGCGTGTGTTTGATTTATCCTCGCTTATCTAGCtggcacacatgaacacatggcTGAAATTCTTTACTCAGTCCTGAATCAAGGAAAGAGGATGTACACTGTCCTTGAACATCCTTTTGTCAAGGACAGGGAAACAGATCTATCTTTAGATTACAGTAGGAATATGaagtcatgcacacacacacacacacacacacacacacacacacacacacacacacacacacacacacacacacacacactctctctctctctctctctgtctctctaggCAAGTAAGACAGAAATGTTACTACTCTGATGGGCCACTAATAAcataacaagaaaaacaaaggcaggTTTATCACCGTCAGCAGAGACACCACTCTGCATTGTTCATACACTTCACTGATAAACCACTGAATTACATCCAGTCCAGCACAAAAACTGAACTTGGTGTATTGAAGAacaggcaaacacagacagagggagagacacacacacacacacacacacacacacacacacacacacacacacacacacacacacacacacaaacaagtgcaGGAACGTTATGTTAGGCCTATAACAGTGGTTCCCcaaaatatttgtttgaaagTTGATAGGGTTAATGCTAGATTTTGGATTGTTAACACAACTTTCCTTGTTGATTGGAGGCTATCTCTAGCCCTTTATCAAATACAACTGACTCTAACTAACATTATGTATCTTATAACTGTCAAATAAATCACTTACCTGAGCAGATTGTTGACTTGAGACGGGAAAAGAGGTCCATCAGTCTTGTTTTGGTCCCCTGCCTGAGCTGACAGGAGGTGCTGGTGTGCTGCGAGTTGCAGTAGTATTAATGTGACTCTGCTGCTCGCAAACTTTGTACTGCCAAGATCATGTACAAGAGTGCGTGATTTCTCAGTCCATAAAGATTAACAACTGACCATGTTATGAGATAAGCTGTTACGACCCGGCTCGCTAGGGGtagggaagtaacaaaaaacaaccggtggaagtggttgaaaagaagttatttattcagatcaaagtattcaaaattGTTTCAAATCTcaaaaggcaaaaggccaagacaacgaaaagagcgagtgggtgcttttcaaacaaatgaaataatcaaaaccaaaagagaactctcctaaaatgagagcTTAACTAACTATAACTAAAAGGGAATTCTTCAACAGGAAGAGCTTAAGCAATgcaaaccaaaagagaactctatAAGACTGAGAGTTTAATGAACTATAACTTAAAGAGAACTCTTCAACAGGAAGAGCGTAAGTAATACTAACCAAACGAgaactctaaaaatgagagcaacctaaatcccacaccaaacaaaatggaaaacaaaaccctcctaaatgaggcctgctattcaaatggaaacaacacgagaaccaaaatacaagggggaaaaagcacccctaagcctattgaagctaacaaatcaaaactaagtgtatgtataaatcagtcaatcagccccccccccccccaccaaaCCTAGCTCTTTCGAGTCTGGTTGCCAACAATAtaccaaaaacacacttttgacAAATTTGTCACACATTAAGTGGATCTCTCCTGTGCCGAGGACTGGTCACCACAGATGGGACGTCTCTTGAAGCCGGCAGGCGAATAGGTGTTTACAGGGGATTGGACACTGGCTGGCTCCTCCCCAGTCGCTGGAGGAGTCCTGTTTCTATTCCCATACACAGGGGGcacgagaacacacacacaaacacacacaaacagacacgaATACCCCCCAAAACGGTGGCAGCCGTTCCGTAAGCACAGACAGCTAAACGCTGTACGGCATAAGTATTAATACACATGTGCTTTTTACAAGTATGTTGCTGCATAGTGTTAGCTAAGAACGAACAGAGACTTAATAACTTGCTGTGAGATCTGACTTGCTACTGCTGAGACAAAATTGAGAGTAAATATTGTTAAGTTGTGGCCTTTTTCACTAGGTTGGGTGAGCCCAGTATGTATTTTTTCAGTGATGCTGCAGAGTAAATTAacagtgttaattttgtcaTGACCTGGCTCaaaggaaatgacaaataacGAAAAAAACGCAGAGCGAAgccaaatacaaaatatatttatttacacaaaagaaacttaacAACTAAAGATATAAACAGAACAACAGGCGCTGGTCGGGAGAAACAAGtcaagcagagcagagccaagCAAAGCTGCGAAGAGaagagccgagccgagccgatCCACGCCAAGCCAAAGCAGCGCCCCCAAGAGACCAGACGCCAATCAGCCACGGCATTTAACTCCTTCCATGCACCGGCCCAGGTGTTCACCATTAGTGTAATTGAAAGGCTGGATCAGCTGATTACCTCGGAAAAAACAATGATTAGTTTATATCAAACCACACACCCCCTTTCTCAAAGCAAACGGCCAGCAGGGCCGTAACAATTTAGTGTGTATCTGATCCACCGACCATTTTTGGTTAATTTTACTGAGGAATTTCTGAAATGGTTCGCCTCTCATTCCTACAGTCTTCTCCCACTAAGTCCACAAAGTTTATATGGAaatacagtttatctttgtggattcTATTGATGGCAAATTGAAGAGAAGACTGTTGACAAAAGGATGTTTTTTAATCTTGTGTTTTGGGGGACatataaagaatgaaaagaatagttttttaacattttctcaacaccacagaaacactagTTAATGTGGTGGAAATTCCCatgagctgaaggaaggagttcaccaggagacttcagatgtcttatgcagaagtatttattgcaggcttgatgcatcaaggagatgttgatgagcaacacaatgtccacaagtgaaccaaggtagtgccacaccaaatcCTGAAGATGTCCCTTCcaatggggtgtattaataccctCAATGTCACATGTTTCTCCTTTCTACTCCTTGAACTATTCCCTATTACGGATATTCTATACCTACCTTCTTCATTTGTGGTGctctattggatagtcaaaaGCAAACAATAGCTCCTACCATACTTGCGTATGCCCTGACCTCCaaccctctaactgaggacacttttgacctAATTCCTTATTAAAATGTGAACTCGAGCAATCCTCCTTGAATTGGTCTGGTCTATATGCGTACAGTTTATCTGTAAGTCCTTGGCTACCTCTGCAGTAAGAACAGGGGGAGAGGTTACCTCTGTAGCCACAACAGAGAGAGActtcctatctgctgtctgctagaatggtctctaaatattatgttaatgtgtctctgtctgaggtctctgtgttgtccaaccttgAGACCTTTGGGTTCCTAACTGTACAGAAGgtctgtgatagaaaattcctTCACAGTTAACTACTGAGCATGATAAGGTTGTCTGATGTTCGCTGACTGTGGTTAGTTATTagtttgattaatggtttacagtccagtaatgtgtgtttgtattagtTACTGATGGTGGCTGATCAGTCTGATTATCTGCTGATTGTGCTGGGCTGGCAGTAATGGCAGAATGCAGTAAATGGCTATGCTTTGTATACCTGTAACATGATGTGCTTTATGGTGATATTGCTAAATCCTAACTCCTAATGAAACTCGAAAACTCTACATTCTCATTGCATTAATACCTTTTGTTAAATTTACTACATCTATTATATTAGACTGAACAAGCCTGAATGTGAATTGCAACTTGACTGGGTGGCAGATGTATACCCCTTGTGTTCTCAGAGTAAAATGCTAATACTTGCATGGGTTTTGAAAGAGGTAAATCTTGATCATCCTTAGCCCATTTCCAGAAGTTATTTAACATGAgttattcacatttttaaaatcaatcaaacagcattttgtaGTCAAAAACTGAGGTCACAGCTTAAATAAACTCAGCAGTTTTTCAAAACATTGACTCCTAATTGTAGATTGTATACGGTTTTGTATTCATGGTGTaattatcattcatttttactacACTGTTAGTTTTGGACTTGGTGCCCTATATTTTGCCCATGATGCCCtgatatatttgtttttatcaaaGGCTAAATGGACCTCCCCTAAAATGACTTCATTCCAGATCTGCAGCATTGGctcatttgctcatttgtgtcattgtttttcaaGTCTGACACCCTGGGGCCCCCTCAGACAAAACTGTGACAACTCTGCCTGTTTTCTATTAACTCTGTATTGATTTATAGACCGCTGTTTGCAATGGACACCAGAGATAATGATGTCCTCGGACTATGAGAAGGAGTATTTAATGTAGTATTGTAAAGTAGTAATGATTTGTGATGTTAATCACCAATGTAGGTGAACGGTGTAGGTTTTATGTGATCCGTGAATCCACGTAACAGCACAGTTGGTGACAGATTCATGTAATACAGTTCTCATCTCATCTTTCTCCATGactctgctcctgctcctccaggtTTAGAGCTCAGAGTGGATCTTAGCTTATATTAACTGCTCAGCAAAAAATCTAAggctttcagacacacacatcattgaACATTCGGGCAGTATGGACACGCTGCAAGCAGCACATGCATTgattcaatgttttatttccattaaaCTAACCACATGctgtatttctttctctttttgtcccAAGGCATATTTCTATGACTCTTCCGGCCAGCTTCAGAGGGAAGAACACTACCAGGCCAGATTATGAACACCAGAACTCCAACCTGTATGCTATCTCAGGTCAGCAACATTTAGTGATGGTCTTCTCAGCATCTCttcacaaaatcacaaatgtctttttttaaatgtacctGTCAAAGTCATGCCACTCATGGTGTCATTAGCATGTATAAAAATGTACTTTAGAAGCTACAATTTCCCTTATTGGCTTCAGTGTAATCATAGGCTGAACAAGATAAACTGGGAACAgcaggagataaaaaaaaaaaaaagtatatgcAGAGCCAGCAAAAGACAAAGCCTGAAACCAACAGCCTTCCTGTTACAAGTTGTAATTAGTGTGTTGATGATAACATTATGTCAGAGCTGTGCAGTAATCTGAATATAATGCAGACCAGTGCAGCCATTCAGAATGAAGTATTCTGTGCCCATGTTATGATAACCATTAACGTCTCTGTGCACAAAATAGTACAGCTACTTTTTTGTGCACAGGGGAGCCACCAGCTTTGTGAAAATCACTTCCAAAACCAGTTTCCTGAAGtgactgttttcatcttttgtgTTAGAACGTTAACAAGTATGTGTCTACTTACCACAGATGCAGTCTTTACCTCTTTGTTCTCATGCAGGTCTTTTATGTGCATTTGTTATTTGGTAAGCAAACAAGGGCAGTCAGTTCAGTGCTGGCAGGATTTGAACAGATCCAACTTGAAACTGAACTCACATTATCATTCATATTATCATTTGCTAGGAAGAGATGTAACTGCCCCATAAATAGTTATTGAGCAGTTGAACTTTTTGTGCATTCATgttccctcaggatgaatccCAATAATTTCGTATTTTCCACAGGCCACATCACAATTTGAGTTTGTGCAATACTTTGTTTTATGGCAAAATGTTGGTGTGCTAACAGACTAAGCCATGGTAAATATTACCTGGTAAACATCAGCAAACTGTCATTTTGAGTGTGTTATCATtagcaccactgtgcctcaCTGTCCCACAGAGTTTTAATGTAGCTGCTTAGAGTTTTTCCTGCAACAGATGATTCTATTTTTTGAGACTTGATTATTTGTAGTTTGTAGCCTGTTTGTAACTGTAGCCTCATCATCAGAACACATTACATGCAGTTGTCAAAATGACAAGTGTTAGAGCTTACAGTGATGGCATTTTTATGAGGTGAGCTCGTTGTGGTCAGTGCTCATGTCCTCAGAAGGCTGTTCAGGGTTGGGATTAGGCCTTCACAACATGGGGAAAATCTGCTACATAATATTATGACAGCGATGTGACTTGTTATATACAAACAAGTACTGAAGTGTGCATACTAGCTATACAGCGCCCATGTCTCTCTGCTTTAGCAGGTACACTGCTAAATTAGACCTCAAAATTGAATCACCTCTACCCActgaataaagaaatgaaagcaattGCTTTGAATGTGCAAATTTGGTTGTAAATTGTTAAAATGTATCATATTGGGTATATGGGTATCTTTATTCTTGAAGGCAGCAGGAGGCCTATGTTGATAAATCTGGAGCTTCTGATTGGAGAAGTGCTGCAGCAGGCCACTGTGCTGTTACACACACTGTTCTCTGAGTTTACCTTGAATCACCTGCTAATGACAGCAGGCTGCTACTCTGTTCATCATCAccttcttttcatctttcttctcAGCAAAAATGgtgatttgtgttttattcttgAAATACTTTACAGGGCAAATTTGACTATTTgcaatgtgaaatgtgaattgTGACTAAAATGGTGTTGGATTGATGTAACCATATAAATAACTTTTTGTATTatttctagttattattattatttctgttaaaaaacacCATCTGCCTCTGGCTGCAGATTTGTGGTGCCTTGTGTTCACGTCACAACACTCTGCTCCATCCAGACAACAATATGATTTCTATTTCGAGTTAATAGAATCATGTTGTCAAATCGTGTTGTCATACttcactgtgattggctcaaaTGTTTCAGAGCAATGGAACCTTTGACGTGACTGGCTGGGAGTATTTTTATTTGCCAGCACACCATCTGATCAGTCTATATTCCACGTCATTCAGTCCTTTTGTTATTTGGTCTGCTGCACTTGTATGAACCAAAATAGAAGTCACAGTCAGTGCACAGTACCCTTTGCTGCAGTAGTTGCACTTTTGTGGATAAAACGCCgcctcagtgttttatttttttgtgaatttcccaaatatgtatattttttatgttACTTTTTTGCTGCTACTGTAAAAGACACATATGTATAGCATCTGTTTGAACTGTCTCTTTCAGCAATGGATGGAGTGCCTTTCATGATCTCTGAGAAGTTTGCCTGTGCCTCGTCTGATGTAAGTTGCCTGAGTTGAGTCTTGAGAGTGTTGGGGACAGGTTGACCTGACAGAGGGTCACAGGTTTtatcctcctccagcagaggTGTACAGTCTTGTGCTTTTAATACATCTGCTCAAGTTCAGCACTTACTGCATGTTTAATATAACC is drawn from Chaetodon trifascialis isolate fChaTrf1 chromosome 20, fChaTrf1.hap1, whole genome shotgun sequence and contains these coding sequences:
- the mvb12ba gene encoding multivesicular body subunit 12Ba, with the translated sequence MPEVRELSEALPEMPMDPITGVGVVASRNRAPTGYDVVSTTTDGLDADLWKDGLFKSKVTRYLCFTRVFSKENSHLGNVLVDMKLIDIKDTLPVGFIPIQETVDTQEQAFRKRRLCIKFIPRDSTEAAICDIRILGRSKQAPPQYTFIGELNNMGIWYRMGNVPRAQDSTHTPTTNNIQNVNSSSSSAPVPAAPLPKHISMTLPASFRGKNTTRPDYEHQNSNLYAISAMDGVPFMISEKFACASSDLQQVDLMGITIKSLAEIEKEYDYSFRTEHSAAARLPPSPTRTSLSSEA